Proteins found in one Quercus robur chromosome 2, dhQueRobu3.1, whole genome shotgun sequence genomic segment:
- the LOC126698230 gene encoding uncharacterized protein LOC126698230 → MELRKVNGINIVPKIDEVCRICETMEHPTNECPTILAFKEVLHDQANAMNMVKRSYPSPYSETYNSGWRNHPNFSWRNDNVVAPPTRDSSNFVPYNPSPKKSLADTLQQFMQTQSTINNQNSQAINDIRSTLTKLTTSLSTIEKGKFPSQPQPNPRGQFCVDDCSSFENKVSQVKYVTTLHSGKIIEKDIPKSNTHDESSKIKSSDEVLESKSYEIERCPILAPFLQRLIFPQKVNQNFEIFEVLKQVKVNIPLLDAIKQIPSYAKFLKKFCTVKRKLNVHKKTFLTKQVSAIIRNNKPPKFKDPGCPTISCAIGNSKIEKVLLDLGASVNLLPYLVYEQLGLGELKPTSIILQLVDRSVIVPKGVVEDVLVQVDKFYFPVDFIILDMHPVSNANSQISVILGRPFLATSNALINCRSGVLKLSFGNMTLELNIFNACKQIRDEEDVHEVNLIETIVQDQTLETCLVNSCDFNFDENSEIAYIHCLLESAQELEAGNCKLKYKELPPCEIKLFPSSEQVPKWKLKPWPNDLRYAFLGTDETFPMVISSELDSLQECKLLNVLSKHKGVIGRNMANIKGLSPLVCIHRIYLKDNEAYHTTYKNILSMSSYRLVYGKACHLPVELEHKSYWAIKMFNFNLDKASSLRKLQLNELEEIRHDAYENSRISKERMKVTFVPRKIEI, encoded by the exons ATGGAATTAAGGAAGGTCAATGGAATCAATATTGTGCctaaaattgatgaagtttgtAGAATTTGTGAGACCATGGAACACCCTACCAATGAATGCCCTACAATTCTAGCTTTTAAAGAGGTGTTGCATGATCAAGCAAATGCTATGAACATGGTGAAAAGATCATACCCTTCCCCCTATTCAGAGACATACAATTCAGGGTGGAGGAATCACCCAAATTTTAGTTGGAGGAATGATAATGTGGTTGCACCTCCTACACGTgattcttcaaattttgttcCCTATAATCCCTCTCCAAAGAAGAGTCTTGCGGACACTTTGCAGCAATTTATGCAAACTCAATCCACCattaataatcaaaactcaCAAGCCATAAATGACATTAGGAGCACTCTTACTAAATTGACCACATCCTTGAGCACAATAGAAAAGGGTAAGTTTCCATCTCAACCACAACCAAACCCCCGAGGTCAATTTTGTGTTGATGATTGTAGTTCCTTTGAAAATAAAGTGAGTCAAGTTAAATATGTAACTACTCTTCATAGTGGAAAAATCATTGAAAAAGATATTCCTAAAAGCAATACACATGATGAGTCTTCCAAAATAAAGAGTAGTGATGAGGTCCTTGAGTCTAAATCTTATGAAATTGAAAGGTGTCCTATCCTTGCTCCTTTTCTCCAAAGGTTGATTTTCCCTCAAAAAgtgaatcaaaattttgaaatctttgaaGTGCTTAAGCAAGTTAAAGTGAACATTCCTCTTTTGGATGCCATAAAGCAAATTCCATCGTAtgctaaatttttgaaaaaattttgtacTGTTAAGCGTAAGCTTAATGTACATAAGAAGACATTTTTGACTAAACAAGTTAGTGCAATCATTCGAAACAATAAACCTCCAAAGTTTAAAGATCCAGGTTGTCCCACTATTTCATGTGCGATCGGTaattcaaaaatagagaaagtttTGCTTGATCTTGGGGCAAGTGTGAATCTTTTGCCATATTTAGTGTATGAGCAATTAGGTCTAGGTGAGTTAAAACCCACTTCCATAATTTTACAACTTGTTGATCGATCTGTGATTGTTCCAAAGGGTGTTGTTGAGGATGTTTTGGTTCAAGTggacaaattttattttcctgttGACTTTATTATTTTGGACATGCATCCTGTTTCTAATGCTAATTCTCAAATATCTGTGATTTTAGGACGCCCATTTCTTGCAACTTCTAATGCATTGATAAATTGTAGAAGTGGAGTCTTAAAATTATCTTTTGGCAATATGACCCTTGagcttaatatttttaatgcttGTAAGCAAATTAGGGATGAAGAGGATGTGCATGAAGTTAACTTGATTGAAACAATTGTTCAAGACCAAACATTAGAAACTTGTTTAGttaattcatgtgattttaacTTTGATGAGAATTCTGAAATTGCATACATTCATTGTCTCTTGGAATCTGCACAGGAATTGGAAGCGGGCAATTGCAAATTGAAATACAAGGAGTTGCCACCTTGTGAGATAAAGTTGTTCCCATCTAGTGAGCAAGTACCTAAATGGAAGTTGAAACCCTGGCCAAATGATCTCAGGTATGCTTTTCTAGGAACCGATGAGACTTTTCCTATGGTAATATCTTCTGAACTTGATTCCTTGCAAGAATGTAAGTTATTAAATGTTTTGAGTAAACATAAGGGTGTCATAGGGAGGAACATGGCTAACATAAAAGGACTTAGTCCATTGGTTTGTATTCATAGGATTTATTTAAAGGACAATGA GGCATACCATACTACCTATAAAAATATTCTTAGTATGTCTTCCTATAGACTTGTTTATGGTAAAGCTTGTCACTTGCCTGTGGAATTGGAACATAAATCATATTGGGCAATAAAGATGTTTAACTTTAACTTAGACAAGGCTAGTTCATTGAGAAAATTGCAATTGAATGAATTGGAAGAAATTCGGCATGATGCATATGAGAATTCTAGGATTTCTAAAGAAAGAATGAAG GTTACATTTGTTCCTCGAAAAATTGAGATCTAG
- the LOC126713488 gene encoding probable magnesium transporter NIPA6 isoform X2, whose amino-acid sequence MAASSLVSVEASFSENLKGFILAVVSSAFIGSSFIVKKLGLQRAGASGTRARSGGYGYLKEPLWWIGMITMIVGELANFVAYMFAPAVLVTPLGALSIIVSAVLAHFFLKEKLQKMGILGCVLCIVGSTLIVLHAPSESSLTSVEEIWELATQPAFLLYLASAIAIVLVLFLYCEPRYGQTNIMVYIGICSIIGSLTVMSVKAVGIAIKLTIEGSSQAASFQTWVFVMVAITCIITQLNYLNKALDTFNTTVVSPIYYALFTSLTIFASAIMFKDWSGQSASSIVSVLCGFIVVLSGTLILHSTREKDPASVTGFASYHPIKQLELVQHVNDHTPHLSTKLSLSN is encoded by the exons ATGGCTGCATCATCTTTGGTGAGCGTAGAAGCCTCCTTTTCTGAAAATCTCAAAGGCTTTATTCTTGCTGTTGTTTCCAGTGCTTTTATTGGCTCCAGCTTCATTGTCAAGAAGTTGGGTCTCCAACGGGCTGGTGCATCTGGGACTCGAGCTC GTTCTGGTGGATACGGGTATCTTAAGGAGCCACTATGGTGGATTGGCATGATTACAA TGATCGTTGGTGAACTTGCGAATTTTGTTGCTTACATGTTTGCTCCTGCTGTGCTCGTCACGCCACTGGGAGCTTTGAGCATAATTGTTAG CGCTGTTCTAGCACACTTCTTTTTGAAGGAAAAGCTGCAGAAAATGGGTATATTGGGTTGTGTCTTGTGTATAGTGGGGTCTACATTGATTGTGCTTCATGCACCCAGTGAAAGTAGTCTGACTTCAGTGGAAGAAATTTGGGAATTAGCAACTCAACCAg cttttcttttgtatttggCCTCAGCAATAGCTATAGTTCTGGTGCTGTTCTTGTATTGTGAACCACGCTATGGGCAGACAAACATAATGGTCTATATTGGAATATGTTCCATTATTGGATCTTTGACG GTTATGAGTGTTAAGGCTGTTGGTATAGCAATAAAACTCACAATAGAGGGTTCAAGCCAGGCAGCTAGCTTCCAAACATGGGTTTTTGTAATGGTGGCAATTACATGTATTATCACTCAGCTGAATTATTTGAACAAG GCTTTGGACACATTCAACACAACAGTTGTTTCTCCAATCTATTATGCTTTGTTCACATCACTCACAATTTTTGCCAGTGCCATAATGTTCAAG GATTGGTCTGGTCAGAGTGCTAGCAGTATTGTGTCAGTGCTTTGTGGATTCATAGTTGTGCTTTCTGGAACTTTGATATTGCATAGTACAAGAGAAAAGGATCCAGCTTCTGTTACAG gttttgCTTCATATCATCCCATCAAACAATTGGAGCTTGTCCAGCACGTCAATGATCATACTCCACACCTGTCCACCAAATTGAGTTTGTCCAACTAG